A window of Ciconia boyciana chromosome 9, ASM3463844v1, whole genome shotgun sequence genomic DNA:
GCTCTCACCTGGCCTGGCCTCATCCTGCCCCTCGCCGGTGCCGGCGGGCAGCCGCTCCTGGTGGTACTTCTCCTGCTTGGCTCGGATCCGCTTCATCCTGccaggcagaggctgctgcGGAGCCcgctcccccaaaccccctggggGCACCCCCACCCACACAGGGGTGCCCCAAGGTGCTGGTGGCTGCatgggggggtcccaggtgccccccaaaacccactcACTGCCGCTTCAGCTGGGCCAGCGACTTCTTCTCGGCTTGCCGGTGGGAGCGCATGCTCTTCAGGATGCTGGCCTTGAACAGTGCGACACCcctgcggggacggggacggtgGGAGGGTGAGGCGGGCACCGGCACCCCAGCACCCGCGGGGACCCTCCGAGACCCCGGCCCCACCTGGAGGCCTGCAGGGCAGAGGCCCGGAGGTCCAGCATGACGTGCAAGTAGTAGTAGCTGAGGAAGACACggcgctggagcaggaggaagaagaagcagATGCTGTCCCAGATGATGCCCGCCTCCTCCACGGGCAGCGAGCAGTCCTGGTCCTTGCCCATCTCCTTGGCTAGCAGGCAGAGATGCGGGCAGGTCAGGCAGCAGCCCAAACCTGCAGCCTCAGACCCCCTGAGCCAGCAACTCACGGTCGTAGTAGCCCTTGACGGTGCAGACCAGGCTGAAGAGCTGGATCACCCAGCAGAAGTTGCTCTGCATCTGCTGCACGAAGACGCAGGAAAGGAGCTGCggggagagagggcagagcaCGGGGTTTGCCCGGGGATGGTGACAGGGGGACAGTGTTGCCAcccgtcccctccccagcagatGCCCGGGGGGTGGGTGGCCCCAAGGAGCAGCCCAGGGGCCGTTGCACGGCCGGGGCCCGGCAGCCCTCACCGACAGCATGTTTTTGGAGATGATGACGGCGATGTTGTAGAGGATGAGGCAGTCCCAGAGCACGAGGCGTGCCCGCGCCGGCTTGCGCAGCATGGCGGTGCCgaagaggaggaggtagaagcaGGCCAGCAGGTAGCCGAGGCCGAAGAGGCTGATGCGGGTGGCCCCAGTGATGAAGACCACCACCAGGACAAACCAGAAGAGGTAGCGGAAGACCACCACCTTCGCCATGTCCAGGTACGACCTGCGGGATGGGGCGCTCAGAACagggtccccatcccctcccagcacccacgCTTGGCACCACCTGGGTTTGGGGTGCAGCGAGGTGCCACCCCACACCCCAGGCAAACCAGCGTGGTCCCACTCCCCGCATCAGCCCTATCTTGGGGGCCAAAGTGCCTTGTCCCAGCCTACGGGGTCCCAGTGCCCATGGGGGGTCACCAGGGCTACCCTGGACCACCGCATCTTCCCCAGgggtcccagcacagccccagggtACTCCTGTCCCAGACGCGGGGGTACCATCCTAGTGGCAGGGGGTCCTGTTCCAGccatggggggggggtcctgtCCCAGCACAGCGTGGGGGGGGAGGGCTTCCCTGGCCCAGAGGGGTCCCAGTGCTGGTGGGGTCCCATCCCCATCCTAGGGAATCCCAGCCCAGCAGGTCCCACTGCCTGGGGGTCCCATCCTGTCCATACCCCAAGGGGGTCCCATcccgggctggggcgggggggtcccatcccagggcagggggggggtcccacccacagcagccccagcccacgACGGGGTCCCATCCCCACGACCCCAGGTGCCCCAacccatcccagccccacggtgcggtgcggtgccgcgcggcggcggcgggcaccCACCGGCAGTGGATGAAGTTGGGCGTGGGGTTGCGGGGGTCCTGCGCCAAGTCGAGCCGGTCGGCGTTCTCGCCAGCCGCCCGCAGCCACTCCTCGGTGCGCTCGGCCTCGAACACCCGCCACTGCTGGGCCACGCACAGCAGCAGCACGAAGTCGTCTGCGGGCACAAGGCtcagcccggggcgggggggacaccTCTAGCAGGCCACGCCCCTCCAGAAAAGGGGTGTGGCCCTTACCAAGCCCCTCCCCAAGGGGGTGGGGCACCCCAGGCCACGCCTCCCTGGGGTGTGGGTTCCATTAACCCCCCCTCAAGGGGCGTGGTTTTCCCCACACCGTCTCCTCTGGGGGCGTGGCTCTCATCAAGCTCCTCCCCAAGGGTGTGGCTGTCCCCTGGCCCCCCCTTCTCCTAAAAGAGGGTGGGACTTAACCAAGCTCCTCCCCAAAGGGGGTGAGCACCTGCCAAAGCTCCACCCCGAAAGGGGTGTGGCTCTTTTAGCTCCTCCTACCCCTCCCGGCTgccctcccacctcccctctgCTCACCCTCCTGGGGGGCAGGATGGGACCCCCCGTGGGCAGGGGGGGtgccaggggctggggtggggggacggggCACCCcgtgggcagggggctgccaggggctgggggacggggCACCCCacaggcaggggctgccaggggctggggtgggggacgGGGCACCCcgtgggcagggggctgccaggggctggggggacagggcaCCCCACAGGAagggggctgccaggggctgggggggatggGGCACCCcgtgggcagggggctgccaggggctgggggaccccacaggcagggggctgccaggggctggagTGGGGAGTACTCACTGATGAGGTTGGTGGATTTGGGGGCCACGAAGAAGTCGGGCAGGTAGAGCCACTTGATGAGCGCCGAGTTGATGGGGAGGGCCCGGCTCCAGCGCCACGGATAGTCTGGGGGGCGGTGGGCACACTCGATGCCAGCCCCCCGGGCCCTcacccagggcaggcagcctaCCCGCACACGGACCTCCACCTCCCCGCCCCATGGAGAGGACGGCTGCCCCCCACGCCCCCTGCCCCTTACCCACGCAGAGGGCGGGCGGCATGCCCACGCACAGCAGGTACTGGTAGAGGAGGAAGATGACGAGGAAGAGGCAGTATTTGGGCCAGAGGCGGGCGacggccgcccgccgccgccgcgtcAGGATGACGACCAGCCAGCAGCCGTGCAGGATCACCATGAAGTTCATCCGCTGCCCGATCACGTTCACCGTCATCAGGAAGCAGATCTGGGGTGGGAGGCGAAGGCAGAACCTCAACCCCCAGGGTGCTGCAAGCGgtgggacacccccccccccccgccccgcagcgccCGCTCCCCACCTCCAAGCCAAACTTGTAGTAGAAGTAGTTGAGGAAGTATTTGGCACAGCTGCCGAGGCTGTGGTCGAGGTGCTCGCGGGAGATGTCCTCAAAGATGGTCTCGGTGACCGGGGCCaccagctggtgctgcttgcGGTAGTACTCCTGGCGCCGGTACACCACCGCCTCgaacaccagcagcagcagcaccaggaggtggttctggggggggggggggggggggagaggagggtgggGTGAGGGGATGCTCAGGACCGTGGCAAGCCACCGAGCATTCCCCCACCTGGTCCCCACGGACCGGGGGTGTCCCCGCACCCACCTGGATGTAGCCCAGGTTGGGGTAGCCCTTGCGGATGCCGAACCAGTTGGCGGGGTCCACGGGGCCGCGGTACAGCGTGGAGTTGCCCAGCTCCTCCGGGCTCAGGTTGGTGCCGTTGAGCTGGGGCTGCAAAAGGGAGCACCGCTGGGGGTCAGCACCCCTCGTCCCTGCCACCAGACCCCACCTCCAGCCAGGGAATCCCCCCTGTGCCACCACAAGCACCCCAAGAACCCAACATCCCCCCGGCACGGCCGCCCGGGCACCTGGGTGCAGTTGCTGGAGTACTCGCGGGGGTCAACGATCTTGAGCTGGTAGAGCATCTTGCAGACGATGATGATGCAGGTCCAGACGGTGGAGAGGCAGGAGGCCATGTGGCGGAAGCGGCAGTAGGGCATGGCGAAGgcccacagcagcaccagcaagAAGTTCATCAGCGATACCTGGGGCAGCGGCCATGtcagcaccccggggtgcccggccgagcacccccccaccccacaccgGGGTCCTGAGGCTGGTACCTCCTGCAGGGTCACCCAGACAGTGTAGAGAGCCACCAGCTTGAGGATGTGGAGCTCCAGCAGGCGCTCCACGAAGACCTGCCCGCGGGTCAGAGTGTCCGAGAAGGTCCAGCCCAGCACGATCAGGCGCTCCAGCACCAGTCCCCATTTGGTGGGCACTGCGGGGACACGGACCGTCACAGACACCCCCGCAGCCACTCCGGCTTGGAGGATGCCCAAATCCATCCCTTTATCCTCCCATGCTTGGAGGACACCCCAATCCATCCCTGCACTCCTCCAGTACCTTCCCGGCTTGGAGGATGCCCCAACCCATCCCCATACTCTCCCACAGTTGCAGGACACCCCAATCCATCTCCATACCCTCCCACGCTTGCAGGACACCCCAAATTCATCTCCATaccctcccagccccttcctGGCTTGAAGGATATCCCAGTCCATCCCCATACCCTCCAGGCCCCTTCCTGGCTTGGAGGATGCTCCAATCCATCCCTGCATGCCCCCACCCCATCCTGGCTTGAAGGACACCCCAAATCCATCTCCCTACCCTCCGAGCCCCATCTTGGCTCAGAGGACATTCCAATCCATCTCCATACCCTCCCATGCTTGAAGGACATCCCAATCCATCCCCGTAGCCTCCCAGCCCCTTCCTGGCTCAGAGGACACCCCAATCCATCCTCATACCCTCCCAGACTTGGAGAACACCCCAACCCATCCCTGTACCCTCGCACACTTGGGGAACACCCCAAATCCATCTCCCTaccctcccagccccttcctGGCTTGGAGGATACCCCAAATCCCAccccgtccccctgtccctgcccagtACCCTGTGACGCGGTGTCGGAATCGCCCGCCCCGGCGCTCTCGGCAGCAGCCGCATCCCGCAGCAGCCGGCTCCCGTGCAGCTCCTCAGGCCTGCGGGGAGGAGGGCTCAGCGCGGGGACGGGGGGctcggggtgcaggggggggtCACCCCGGCACGGGACCCTACCTGGGGATGTGGCAGGGTGGTGGGGTGGCAGCGGGGATGTGCTCCAGGTCGGTGATGTGCATGAAGGGACGGTGGAAGTAATGGAGCTGGAGGATGCAGGCCAGGAGGAAGAAGCCCGGGATGAGGGTGCTGGAGAAGAGCTCGGAGACGCTGAACTGCTCCAGGCCCAGGTCgcccagcctgggcagggagaggagggtcAGCGCGGGGCCACATCCATCCCACCCTGCACGGGCATCAAGCTGGCACACCCGGGGCTCAACCCCAACTCcccccctgcctcagtttccccatgtGCAATGCATCCCTTGGCCATGCCCTGGTGCCACCATGGagctggtggcagcagggacCCCGCGGTGGGTCGGGGACACTCACTGTTCATCGGTGAGGCCCGTCAGGTTCCTCCAGTACATGGGGAAGTCCTCAAACTGGAAGGTGTAGATGGTGATGAGCACCAGCATGGTGTATGCCACCACGAGCCACCAGAAGCCCTTCAGCACCTTGCGCCACAGGCTGTAGTAcacctgcagggatggggacatcagCGGGGCCacactggggatggggacaaggaggggTCCTTGGTCCCCCCTACCTGGAAGAGGgtgaggcagaggaggaagaggaacatGTAGACGATCTTGTAGACGACAAGGCGCCCGGCGAAGCTCACCACGATGAACATGCCGGCGCAGACGCAGATCCAGTATTTGGCGTACAAATTTTGCACCAGAACCCCCAGCGCCTTCAGCACGTCCCGCTGCCggctgggctctgcagggcagggagggggctgcaggcagccggGCGGGGGGCACGCGTGTCCCCCCTCTCCCCGGCAGCTGCCGGCCCCCGGCACTCGCACCCCGGGGACGCCCAGCCTGGTGCAGGGTCCCACCGGGTGGGTGATGCCGGGAACCCTCACCCGAGTCCGAGACGGTCACCTCCAGGAGCGGGGTGGCTGGGCACCTCCTCGTTAGCAGCTTCTCCTTAACGAACtgccgcagcagcagccagaaggTGAGGGTGAGCAGGAGCTGTGGGGACAGGCGGTGAGCGGGGACAGCCGGGTGCCAGCGGgcgcagggacggggacaccggGCTTACCTTGGCTCCCAGGTCCAAGCAGGGATATTTGGGGtgcaccagccccagctgcgCGAGGCTCATGAAGCCGACGCGGGTGGGCAGCTCGGGGGCCAGATCCATGCCCCAGACGTactgcaggctgcagagagcGATGCCgtagaggaggaggaagggcgaGCAGAGCATGGCGAAGTGATGCCGGCTCCGCACCGTCCAGATGAGGCatgcccagagcagcagcacgaAGGTCAGCCAGCTGTGGTAGGTGATGCTCCACACCTGCGGGCAGGCAGAATGCGGCCGCTCGCCCGGGGGCTCAGTCCGGGAGGTGCCCCCCGTGtccgtcccctccccagccccttaCCATCATGGCGATGAGGGCGCAGACGTAGCTCTGCTTCATGACGACGTGGCCCAGGGCGTGCAGGGGCAATCGCTCCGCCGGACGCCTCCTGCCTGGCCACGGGGAGGGGGACCGTGAGTTGCCCcccgggctgcgggcagggcttGGGGAGGGCTGGGCGGCGGGGATGGGCTTACCCGGCTGCGGCGAGTTGCCCATGACGTGGACGGTGCAGTTCTCGGTGCCGCTGCCTGGCTTCCCGGTGCCGGGAGACAGCAtgggctgggagggcagagaaGGGCTCAGAGcccaccccggcacccccggaCCCATTCCCTCCCAGtcacagccccccaaacccacctTGGTGTCCTCAGCCACGCCATCAGTGTCCTTGGGCCAGCTCTCcagctccaccagctccctctcCGAGCACCTTGCCGGTGGCCGTGCCGGTGCCGCGGTTCTCTGCGAGGGGCAGGAGCCAGCTCAGAGCACCGCGCTGCAGCCGCCGGGGGAGCAGGATCGTGCCCCATCCCCCTGCCGAGGCacccccctgccgtgggcaccccactgccccccacctcccctccacCGGGCACCTCCCGTGCCAGGGCCGGGGCAGTCAGAGCAGTAGGATGTGCCGGGCATTGGCGTGGGGTCCGGCtcggccctgcagcccctcaccCTGGCATCCAGCCGGCGCAGCTTCACCAGGGTGGCCATGGTGTAGtagagcaggagcaggatgcCGGGGTTGGCGTAGACGGGCCAGGGGTGGCCGGTGTTGAGCACCAGGGCGTTGGGCCGGGAGCAGTTGCGGTACAGGACGATGTCCTTGAAGCCGAACACCCTGCGGGGACGGAGCGGGTGGTGTTACCACCTGCCCAAGCCGGGACCCCCCACTGCCAGCCACGGTCCCATCCCGGCGCTGGCACGGCACACAACTTCACCAAGCAGCCTTCGGCCACCCTCCCCGGGCGCCTGCCGCAGCTGGCAGCGGGATGGGGACCAAGCGGGGTGCCGGGCTGGCCACTTAACCGGGGCGGCATAGGGACCCGCGGCACggctccccgccccggggacTCACCGTGCCCAGATGGTGGGGGGTGGGAAGACCCCCTGGACGAAGGGCGCCTGGTAGGCATagaggcagaggaggtggcCACCGGCATAGACGCCGACGAGGACGCAGAGGGTGTCGAAGGCCAGGCGGCTGGCGGGGAGGTGGCAGGCCCACCACGTGCACAGCCCCACGAAGAGCAGGTAGTAGACGCTGGAGGAGGCGGAGGGCAGGGTGATCCCTGGGGAGCAGCGTCCCGCGGGCGGTCAGTGCGCGGCCGAGCGTCCTCCAGCCATGCAGCCCCCGGCCGAGCATCCCCCCTGGACCGAGCTTTCCCCCCTGGACCGAGCATCCCCTCCGGCAGCATGGCTACCGAGACCCCCACCAGCTCACCGCACGCCCCCCGCGTCCCGTACCCACCGGCCAAGGCCAGCAGCAGGATGGCCAGGCCCTTCCCGGCCGCCCAGAGCAGCCAGTGAGCCGTCACCCGCAGCCTGGCACTGAGCGGCGTGTCCCCGTCAGCCGTGCTGCCGTACCGCTCCAcgtcctcctcttccccctgccaGGTGAGGCGAGCACGGCATGAGCCTCGCAGCCCAACCCTGGGCAGCCCACCGGCTCCAGGCTGCTCCTggccgtgcctcagtttccccacttgAGGGAGAGCACGGGTGGAGAGCCGGGGCACCCTGCCCGGCGCGGTGCGGGCACGCAGCCCGGCACCTGGCCGTGTTTATCTCATTAGCCGCTTGGAAAGCGCCTCCGAAAGGCGGCTGCTTTTCTTGGCACCGGTGTCTGGGTTCCCAGCGCTGAGCTTTTTTCCAGGCTGCCTCCCGCGTTGGCCCCGTGCTCACGGCAAAGGCATTCGCATCGGCCGGTGCTCCGGTTACAGCCTGGCCGTGGCCGGAGCCGGGCAGACAAGCGCCTGCCACAACAGCCCGGACCCGTGgggagcaccccaaaacaggGCTGAGCCCCGAGGGGTGTTTGCTGAGCTGGGGGGTGCCATCGGCTTGCGGCTGTGTCTGCCTGGGTGACCCCGGTGTCACAAGCACAGCGTCCCGGTGCTCCGCTGGCACcaccaggcagggctggcacggCACGGTACGGCACCCGGCCCTGCACCCTGCCGATGAGCTCAAGCTGGGTGCCAGCACCCCATGCCTGCCCACCCCACTGCCCTTCCCGAGCCCAGGGGTTTTGGTGCGGCGGTGCCAGCCAGAGCCCGGGGGTGCGGGCACCGCGCTCCCCCCGCCGGTGGGCAGCCCCGCATCAAGCGGGATCCCTATGGCAATGCGGGAGCAAACACGGGCACTGTGTCACCCCGGTCCATAAGAGGTGCCGTGATGATGGCCCAGCCCTCCACTGCCGCCCGCTCCGCCGGGCGGCTGAAACCGCCCCTACCGAGGTCCCCGACCACCGGGGACGCCCCACGCCAAGCCCCCGCGTCCCAGGCTGccctccccggggaggggacggggaccagCCGCCGTGCCCCAgggaggctggcaggggctTGGCGGGCCGCGGTGGGTGGGATGCTGCCGATGGCGCCGGGGTTGGCTCTCACCCGCTCAAGGGGCTCCAGGGTCTCCGGTCTCCGGCCGCGGGCAGCAGCGCCGGCCTTGGGGACGAGGCGGCggcacaggcacaggcagagggaTGAGACCAGCAGGATGCCGACGTCGGGTGCCACGAGACGCACCGAGTTGGGGATGTCGCTCAAGTCcagcctggggcgggggggagagcggggcaggagagggggctcgggggtgcccccccccccactgccagcccccagctccACACTGCCGGGGTACCCTTACCTGGTGACCCCAATGTGCCGAGCAAGGACCTCCCAGGTGCTGCCTGTGGGGAAGCAGGGAGGCGCTGAGTTTGGCAGACCCCGTGCGGGCAGGCTCCGAGCCCACCCAGAGCAGGCGGCTTCCCCATGGGGAGAACGCCCCACATCCACGGGGGCCCAGGATGGGGTCTGTGCCCAGCGCAGCGGCCACCGAGCGGGTCCcctggcatggcacagcatgctgccggtgctgggcacGTGGCTGGGACCCCGCAGAGCctcagcagccccccagcacccagaagGACGGAACCCCCGCACCCGCATCCTGGGGGTCCAGCCCCGGGGGtgaagggggtggggagggggtgaagCCCGGGAGAGCAGAGGTGCAGGAGGGCGAGGGCAGGCGTGGGGACCCCCGTGGCAGGCTGCCCTAGCACCCCATACTCACAGCTGGGCCCCAGCAGCTGGTCCAGGATGGGCAGCGTGTACAGGcatatttggaaaacaaagtgGGCGAGAAGGAAGAGGATGCTGGTCCCCAGCAGAGCTTTGAGGAGGCGGCTGGTGTGACCTGTGAGACACGGGCACCCCATTACCCATTGCCCGAGGTGACCCCGGGATGCGCCcgcatccccagcacccccaggaagagctgggaaggggggCACCGCGGCTGTGCCCGGAGATGCCAGGGGTCTGCCCCAGGGACAGGGTCCCCGCAGGACCTTGCGTGTCTCACCGTGCGCCCAGCACAGCCTAAGAGCACCCTTTCTGCCGCGTtactggagaaactgaggcacggggcaATGCCGGGAGCCAGGGCCCTGCGACCACActccctccccttgcccctgcagcaccctccCACCCAGCCGGCACCGGGTGCTGCCCGGCCCCACTGCACCAGGACCGGCATCGGGACGCAGCccaccatccccatccctggtggAACGTCCCGTGGGGTGGCCGTGGGTGCGTGCCAGGGCGTCCCCCGCACCGCGAGCCCCGTCAGACCTTCCACCAGCTGCAAGCCGtgcccccatcccacccggcTCCCTGGGCCGCACGCCCATTTTCCTGGCCACAGGACAGGCAGCGAGCCCACCACAGCTGCACGCCGGCCGGGGGGCGGCCCTGGGCCAAAAACTCTCCCtccacttgttttttcctgtaaatcCGCGCGAAGGCTCTCGGCGGCTCCGGGGCTGTGCGAGCCCATGAAATATTCAGAGGGCGAGAGCTTTTAGCTGCGGCCGTGCCAGGCGCTGCCGGCTCGCGTTCCAGCATGGCTCAGCCTGGCACGGAGGGCAGGCAGACGGCAGGGCTACAGGCACCCGGTGCCCAGCGTGGGGGTCACGTCCCACGGGCCCGCCGGGGCCAGGACGCACCCGTCACGGGCGATGcatcccctgcaccccccacgCGTGCCCACCACGGGGGACGTGCCCGGGCAGGGTGGAGGGGCTGCTCGTGGTACATCTCCCTGCCCGCCCGGcgggcacagcccagccctgaggTTTCTGGTTAATAAGGCTGGGGCTCAAAACTGACCATTTTGTAGCTGGAGGTCTATTAATAGCCATGCCAGGCTATAATTAACAGAGCGAGGCTGCCACGTGGAGCCACGCTGCCCGCTGGGGGGGAAACCgcaggggaagaaggagggcaGGTACCTGCCGGAGAGCGGCTGGCAGCCCCCGcgctgcccagctcccccagaCCGGAGCTGCCCGCACgctgcccaccctgctgcccGCCATGCCCTGCCCGGTCCCCACGCCCCAGGCTGAGCCCCTTACCTCCGGCGGAGCGCTGGGTGGGCCCCGGGAAccaaggcaggagcagcaggaagagcaggTACACCAGGGAGAGGACGTTGAAGCGGAAGAggcaggctgggggcagaggtACAGGCAGGGTTAGTGCCAGGGATGCGGCACGGGGAGGGCGTCGCACCCCGCCAGGCTCCTGGCTgcatccccccccgccccggggatCCCCGAGGATGGCACCCTGACCTGCACAGCGAGGGATGCCCCAAAATGAGGGGCAGTCCCAGACAAGGGGCTCAAGCCCCGCCAGAGATGCCAGTGGGAAGAGAGGGACATGGGCAGGAGCCCGGGCTGGGTCAGTCCCGGTGACCCGCTCAGGTGGCACGGCAAGGGACACACACCCAGAGGTCCCAGGTGTGTGGGGTGACGGGGGGATGAGAGCAACGAGCCAAATCTGTCGCATTTCCACATCGTTCCTGCAAGATCGTGCCGAGGTTTGCAGGGACCCTGCGACCAGGCTGGGACCCCCACCTGctgcggccccggggccggcacAGCCCCTCacctgcacccagccctgctccaggcGTGCCACCAGCTCACCGCCTTCCCCCTTGCTTATTTTTAGACCTAAATTACAGCTTGTTTACAGGCGTGAAATCGAGCCAGCACCCCGCAGAGCTGCCACCAGCGGGGACAGGGACCGCACGGCAGGGACATCCCAGGGCAGCTGCCACCATGGCTGGGGACGC
This region includes:
- the PIEZO1 gene encoding piezo-type mechanosensitive ion channel component 1 isoform X1 translates to MERRALCAGLYWLLLPLALLAACLFRFNVLSLVYLLFLLLLPWFPGPTQRSAGGHTSRLLKALLGTSILFLLAHFVFQICLYTLPILDQLLGPSCSTWEVLARHIGVTRLDLSDIPNSVRLVAPDVGILLVSSLCLCLCRRLVPKAGAAARGRRPETLEPLERGEEEDVERYGSTADGDTPLSARLRVTAHWLLWAAGKGLAILLLALAGITLPSASSSVYYLLFVGLCTWWACHLPASRLAFDTLCVLVGVYAGGHLLCLYAYQAPFVQGVFPPPTIWARVFGFKDIVLYRNCSRPNALVLNTGHPWPVYANPGILLLLYYTMATLVKLRRLDARRTAAPARPPARCSERELVELESWPKDTDGVAEDTKPMLSPGTGKPGSGTENCTVHVMGNSPQPGRRRPAERLPLHALGHVVMKQSYVCALIAMMVWSITYHSWLTFVLLLWACLIWTVRSRHHFAMLCSPFLLLYGIALCSLQYVWGMDLAPELPTRVGFMSLAQLGLVHPKYPCLDLGAKLLLTLTFWLLLRQFVKEKLLTRRCPATPLLEVTVSDSEPSRQRDVLKALGVLVQNLYAKYWICVCAGMFIVVSFAGRLVVYKIVYMFLFLLCLTLFQVYYSLWRKVLKGFWWLVVAYTMLVLITIYTFQFEDFPMYWRNLTGLTDEQLGDLGLEQFSVSELFSSTLIPGFFLLACILQLHYFHRPFMHITDLEHIPAATPPPCHIPRPEELHGSRLLRDAAAAESAGAGDSDTASQVPTKWGLVLERLIVLGWTFSDTLTRGQVFVERLLELHILKLVALYTVWVTLQEVSLMNFLLVLLWAFAMPYCRFRHMASCLSTVWTCIIIVCKMLYQLKIVDPREYSSNCTQPQLNGTNLSPEELGNSTLYRGPVDPANWFGIRKGYPNLGYIQNHLLVLLLLVFEAVVYRRQEYYRKQHQLVAPVTETIFEDISREHLDHSLGSCAKYFLNYFYYKFGLEICFLMTVNVIGQRMNFMVILHGCWLVVILTRRRRAAVARLWPKYCLFLVIFLLYQYLLCVGMPPALCVDYPWRWSRALPINSALIKWLYLPDFFVAPKSTNLINDFVLLLCVAQQWRVFEAERTEEWLRAAGENADRLDLAQDPRNPTPNFIHCRSYLDMAKVVVFRYLFWFVLVVVFITGATRISLFGLGYLLACFYLLLFGTAMLRKPARARLVLWDCLILYNIAVIISKNMLSLLSCVFVQQMQSNFCWVIQLFSLVCTVKGYYDPKEMGKDQDCSLPVEEAGIIWDSICFFFLLLQRRVFLSYYYLHVMLDLRASALQASRGVALFKASILKSMRSHRQAEKKSLAQLKRQMKRIRAKQEKYHQERLPAGTGEGQDEARPVLHSGEYFLFESDSEEEEEAAVPEEPRPSRQSAFQLAYQAWVTNTRTALRQQEQEQLESPGAEVAAGDGGGREEELEAAEGQEEEEEEGSERGNVVQRALNTLRFLWVLCRAMVDGLTQWLDACTREHADMSTVLRLERYVLTRRLAMGEDVHRGVLDELYLPPLEEPPEEPSPRGAEGADPQNGVASSGHRGATPAPVGCPPPAGSQEQVTTWGSREDVAGSRELLALPQNRSRTASELLLSRRLYFPELEESEQFYQSHNRFLKLLLAGYRCVAAHSELLCYFIIILNNMVTASVISLFLPILVFLWAMLSIPRPSKRFWMTAIIFTEVMVVVKYLFQFGFFPWNGYAMLVRNEGKPFFPPRILGLEKTDRYIKYDLIQLLALFFHRSLLLSYGLWDHEDPFPKKKTEAERVEDEEEEERREEAASPPLAVGEEGMEALAEPGAPGAAPVSDAVGQEEGAGARATQLRFRRKRRRGKKQPEAAPEEGDGEEEEEEEEEEEAKQSHAQKKLKDFGLRVKLFFLTVAQNMYRPVRRFFRDILHTQHRAATDVYAFMFLADVVDFIIIIFGFWAFGKHSAAADITSSLSDDQVPEAFLVMLLIQFTTMVIDRALYLRKTVLGKLIFQVILVFSIHLWMFFILPAVTERLFSLNTVAQLWYFVKCIYFSLSAYQIRCGYPTRILGNFLTKKYNHLNLFLFQGFRLVPFLVELRAVMDWVWTDTTLSLSNWMCVEDIYANIFIIKCSRETEKKYPQPKGQKKKKIVKYGMGGLIILFLVAIIWFPLLFMSLVRSVVGVVNHPIDVTVTLKLGGYEPLFTMSAQQQSIQPFTPQDYEALTNQFERQPVAMQFITLYGYEDIVTARIEGSSGSLWSISPPSREQMRRELQNGSSDITLRLTWTFQRDLGKGGTVEHTFDKHTTDLQPGAPQRMELAQLLQGTRDTPVQVPKLFPKYIRAPNGPEANPVKQLLPDGEDSYLDVEVQLKRERAGAGRGADSFLEWWVVRLKDAPPRDGNILPMVIFNDKVSPPSLGFLAGYGIMGLYVSIVLVIGKFVRGFFSEISHSIMFEELPCVDRILKLCQDIFLVRETGELELEEELYAKLIFLYRSPETMIKWTREKE